One Neorhodopirellula lusitana genomic window carries:
- a CDS encoding SDR family NAD(P)-dependent oxidoreductase, with the protein MTQTNDLPAAIVCGGSTGLGTAIVARLIHLGYRVTVLGRDIDRLNSLRDSMMDQGVDGSLIHVFAADATSTSDLQSAVASHLQVHHRLDVLVNVVGRSDRGTIESLDAATVHDLIDANVISTLNCSQACLPALKESRGVIVNIGTLAAHVCPRYLGGYAIAKHALRALTRQMRLECEADGVHVGLVSPGPIRSESRPAGNRYDVDHQTGVPQTAAGPGGGAKVKLLEADDVANAVVRCITHRQIEIILPSKTRLLMAIDAVSPKLADWILSRKTAK; encoded by the coding sequence ATGACGCAAACGAACGATCTTCCCGCTGCCATTGTTTGCGGCGGTTCGACTGGGCTTGGAACCGCAATCGTTGCGAGGCTGATTCATCTAGGCTACCGGGTCACCGTACTTGGGCGAGACATCGATCGCCTGAATTCGCTACGTGATTCGATGATGGATCAGGGGGTGGATGGTAGCCTGATCCATGTTTTCGCCGCTGATGCGACCTCCACCTCTGATCTTCAATCCGCGGTTGCCTCGCACTTGCAGGTTCATCATCGACTCGATGTCTTGGTCAATGTGGTAGGTCGAAGCGATCGCGGGACAATCGAGTCTCTTGATGCAGCAACAGTCCATGACTTAATTGACGCGAACGTGATCTCGACGCTGAATTGCAGCCAAGCTTGTTTGCCAGCGCTCAAGGAAAGCCGCGGCGTGATCGTCAACATCGGCACTTTGGCAGCGCACGTTTGCCCACGTTACTTGGGCGGTTACGCGATCGCCAAACATGCACTCCGAGCATTGACACGCCAAATGCGATTGGAATGCGAAGCTGATGGAGTCCATGTGGGACTCGTCAGCCCGGGCCCCATTCGTAGTGAAAGTCGCCCGGCGGGAAATCGCTACGATGTCGATCACCAAACCGGCGTCCCTCAAACCGCTGCGGGCCCGGGCGGTGGAGCCAAGGTTAAATTGCTGGAAGCGGACGATGTTGCCAACGCCGTCGTTCGATGCATAACGCACCGCCAAATTGAAATCATCCTACCCAGCAAAACACGCCTACTGATGGCGATCGATGCCGTCTCACCCAAACTGGCGGATTGGATCCTAAGCCGCAAAACGGCGAAGTAA
- a CDS encoding DUF533 domain-containing protein, with protein MDAARVLGALLGNRAGRTPRNGQILNEVLNGVASVARAANEQSRHTPRRPERFPPSHHAPFEHMVRDSVARRHRQGGKFPNAMDPWITGAGRSIPAPPPNHDHHHHGHHAGVSYNQRAEILVTAMIMAAQADGRIDQREQDEIIQKLHPLDPTEVAFLRREFKRPHDVHVFARQIPRGMEYEVYSISLMAIDVDTRAEVAYLRQLAECLEISGPDCDDIHHRYGYRNLF; from the coding sequence ATGGATGCAGCACGTGTACTTGGGGCGTTACTGGGCAACCGAGCCGGCCGCACACCTCGCAATGGGCAAATTCTAAACGAGGTTCTCAATGGAGTTGCCTCGGTGGCTCGCGCAGCAAACGAACAGTCGCGCCACACGCCTCGACGTCCCGAACGATTCCCGCCCTCGCATCACGCTCCGTTCGAACACATGGTTCGCGACAGTGTGGCGAGACGTCATCGGCAAGGGGGGAAATTCCCTAACGCGATGGATCCTTGGATTACTGGAGCGGGACGATCAATCCCTGCACCCCCGCCCAACCATGACCATCATCACCATGGCCATCACGCTGGCGTTTCCTACAATCAGCGGGCGGAAATCCTAGTAACCGCCATGATCATGGCGGCCCAGGCGGACGGACGAATCGACCAGCGTGAGCAAGACGAGATCATACAAAAACTCCATCCGCTCGATCCCACCGAGGTCGCCTTCCTGCGTCGTGAATTTAAACGTCCTCACGATGTCCACGTGTTCGCTCGGCAAATCCCGCGTGGCATGGAATATGAAGTTTACAGCATCTCGTTGATGGCGATTGACGTCGACACGCGTGCTGAGGTGGCCTACTTGCGTCAACTCGCGGAGTGTTTAGAAATCAGCGGCCCCGATTGCGATGACATCCACCATCGCTACGGCTATCGCAATCTGTTCTAA